A stretch of the Solirubrobacterales bacterium genome encodes the following:
- a CDS encoding spermidine/putrescine ABC transporter substrate-binding protein, whose protein sequence is MAAREPDPRKALERLLSESGPGMGRRQFLRNAAMAGFGMTAAGSFLAACGTDTSGGGGGAAEMTNTSSKQLTWANWPLSVDTDSKGNIPSLAQFKKQTGINVKYVAEINSNDEWFAKIQPLMKSGQGIPASLVSPTDWMGGRMIELNWVQPLNFDKIPNSKNLLPAFAHPPFDPDRKFSLAWQGWIAGIAVNTSVTGRDITSVDELLTAPDLKGKVALLSELRETTGLLMLNNGANPSDFTEEQFNQALDDITKALDSGQLRRFTGNDYAPDLAQGNIAACFAWAGDVVQLNRDNPKIKFFIPDTGAMLLEDVLMIPSKAPNTVGATELINYYYEPKVAAQVASYVNAFCPVEGAQEAMKKIDPSLVDNQLIFPDKASMDKMHGYMPLSIEQAAKYQSEFERTIGL, encoded by the coding sequence ATGGCGGCGAGAGAGCCCGACCCACGGAAAGCGCTGGAGCGTCTGCTCAGCGAGAGCGGCCCCGGAATGGGTCGGCGGCAGTTCCTGAGGAACGCGGCGATGGCCGGGTTCGGCATGACCGCGGCAGGATCCTTCCTCGCGGCCTGCGGCACCGACACCAGCGGGGGCGGGGGCGGAGCGGCCGAGATGACCAACACCTCCTCCAAGCAGCTCACCTGGGCGAACTGGCCGCTTTCGGTCGACACCGACTCGAAGGGGAACATCCCCAGCCTGGCCCAGTTCAAGAAACAGACCGGGATCAACGTCAAGTACGTCGCCGAGATCAACAGCAACGATGAGTGGTTCGCCAAGATCCAGCCGTTGATGAAGAGCGGTCAGGGCATTCCGGCCTCCCTGGTCAGCCCGACCGACTGGATGGGTGGCCGGATGATCGAACTGAACTGGGTCCAGCCACTCAACTTCGACAAGATCCCGAACTCGAAGAACCTGCTGCCCGCCTTCGCCCATCCGCCGTTCGATCCGGACCGCAAGTTCTCGCTGGCCTGGCAGGGCTGGATCGCCGGGATCGCGGTCAACACCTCGGTCACCGGCCGGGACATCACCTCGGTGGACGAGTTGCTGACCGCGCCCGACCTCAAGGGCAAGGTGGCTCTGCTCAGCGAGCTGCGGGAGACCACCGGCCTGCTGATGCTGAACAACGGGGCCAACCCGAGCGATTTCACCGAGGAGCAGTTCAACCAGGCACTCGACGACATCACCAAGGCGCTCGACTCCGGCCAGCTTCGGCGGTTCACCGGCAACGACTACGCCCCGGACCTCGCCCAGGGCAACATCGCGGCCTGCTTCGCCTGGGCCGGCGACGTGGTGCAGCTCAACCGGGACAACCCGAAGATCAAGTTCTTCATTCCCGACACCGGGGCGATGCTGCTGGAAGACGTGCTGATGATTCCGAGCAAGGCACCCAACACGGTCGGGGCAACCGAGCTGATCAACTACTACTACGAGCCCAAGGTGGCCGCCCAGGTTGCCTCCTACGTCAACGCCTTCTGCCCGGTGGAGGGTGCCCAGGAGGCGATGAAGAAGATCGATCCGAGCCTGGTCGACAACCAGCTGATCTTCCCCGACAAGGCATCGATGGACAAGATGCACGGGTACATGCCGCTCAGCATCGAACAGGCGGCCAAGTACCAGTCCGAGTTCGAGCGGACGATCGGCCTTTAG